In Cololabis saira isolate AMF1-May2022 chromosome 1, fColSai1.1, whole genome shotgun sequence, the following proteins share a genomic window:
- the add3a gene encoding adducin 3 (gamma) a isoform X2, which produces MSADNHEGVVTTPPPPSGGTKVRYFDRVNVNDPEYIRARNMSPDLRQDFNVLEQKKRVTQILQSPAFKEELESLIQEQQRKGNNPTGLLALRQIADFFMASSVAGFNTSPLSLGMVTPINDLYGMESTSMVKGEKLTRCKLASLYRLVDLYSWAHFANSFITARVSKEQDHILIIPRGLSFAEASASNLVKVNIIGDVMEQGSTNLRIDPAGFSPHPAIYSMRPDIRCIVHIHTPATAAVSSMKCGILPISQEALILGEVAYYNYQGSLDEQEERRELQKALGPSTKVLVLRNHGVVALGETIEEAFHYIYNAQYACEIQVNAISSAGGVENLIVLDREKYKSRVYAVATAEGVNLGGQYKWKVGELEFESMMRMLDNLGYRTGYTYRHPIVRDKPRHKSEVEIPATVTAFTLEDDTDATRLPLKFLQQRQQREKTRWLNSPNSYTKVNVEGGEERYSSRTTTWMKADETGTIIRIEDPNQFVPLNTDPTEVLQKRMKIRDQNRFDVMTSGPRSQHLAGIPVDQPRQPYVPTADEQMAPLPPNPFSELSEKDLEEYRKNVERRQLGLSDGELELTSDDGSTLSQSLSLTQSPQSTPAKEENHTGLMNGKDGHDEELARRVSQLTTSVESVEITVRSGEKIEEALSPESSPSKSPNTKKKKKFRTPSFLKKNKKKEKVEA; this is translated from the exons gcTTTCAAGGAGGAGCTGGAGAGTCTGATCCAAGAGCAGCAACGAAAAGGGAACAACCCAACTGGACTGCTGGCTCTGAGACAGATCGCCGACTTCTTCATGGCCAGCTCAGTGGCCGGGTTCAACACTTCCCCTCTCA GTCTGGGTATGGTGACTCCCATCAACGACTTGTACGGCATGGAATCCACCTCCATGGTGAAAGGAGAGAAGCTGACGCGCTGTAAACTGGCCAGCCTCTACAGACTGGTGGACCTGTACAGCTGGGCACACTTCGCCAACTCTTTCATCACA GCCCGAGTCAGTAAAGAGCAAGACCACATACTCATCATCCCCAGAGGTCTGTCATTTGCTGAGGCGTCTGCTTCAAACCtg GTGAAAGTGAACATCATTGGAGATGTGATGGAGCAGGGCTCCACCAACCTGAGGATCGACCCTGCGGGCTTCAGCCCCCACCCTGCCATCTACTCCATGCGTCCAGACATCCGCTGCATCGTGCACATCCACACTCCTGCCACGGCAGCC GTGTCGTCTATGAAGTGTGGCATCCTGCCCATTTCCCAGGAGGCATTGATCTTGGGCGAAGTCGCCTACTACAACTACCAGGGAAGCCTGGACGAGCAGGAGGAGCGCCGGGAGCTGCAGAAGGCCCTGGGTCCTTCAACGAAG GTTCTGGTGTTGAGAAACCACGGCGTAGTTGCTCTCGGGGAGACCATTGAAGAGGCCTTTCACTACATCTACAATGCCCAGTACGCCTGCGAAATCCAG GTGAACGCCATCTCATCTGCTGGAGGAGTAGAGAACCTCATAGTGCTGGACAGGGAGAAGTACAAATCCCGAGTGTACGCTGTGGCCACGGCCGAGGGCGTCAACTTGGGCGGCCAGTACAAGTGGAAGGTTGGCGAGCTGGAGTTTGAGTCAATGATGAGGATGCTGGATAACCTG GGTTACAGGACGGGCTACACCTACCGGCACCCCATTGTGCGAGACAAACCGAGGCACAAGAGCGAGGTGGAGATCCCTGCCACGGTCACGGCGTTCACGCTGGAGGACGACACCGACGCCACGCGGCTGCCCCTCAAGTTcctgcagcagcggcagcagagGGAAAAGACACGCTGGCTCAACTCACCCAACAGCTACACCAAGGTCAACGTGGAGGGTGGGGAGGAGCGCTACAGCAGCCGGACAACCACG TGGATGAAAGCGGATGAAACTGGAACTATAATCCGGATTGAGGACCCAAATCAGTTTGTACCTCTCAACACAGACCCCACAGAGGTGCTGCAGAAAAGGATGAAG ATCAGAGATCAGAACCGGTTTGATGTGATGACGTCAGGGCCGCGCTCTCAGCACCTCGCAGGCATCCCCGTCGATCAGCCACGACAG CCCTACGTGCCCACAGCGGACGAGCAGAtggctcctcttcctcccaACCCGTTCAGTGAGCTGTCAGAGAAGGACCTGGAGGAGTACCGCAAGAACGTGGAGAGAAGGCAGCTGGGCCTCAGCG ATGGCGAGCTCGAGCTAACCTCTGATGACGGCTCCACTCTTTCTCAGTCTCTGTCTCTCACACAGTCCCCGCAAAGCACTCCAGCTAAAGAAG AGAACCACACGGGCCTCATGAACGGCAAAGACGGCCACGACGAGGAGCTGGCCAGGCGCGTCAGTCAGCTGACCACCAGCGTGGAGAGCGTGGAGATCACCGTGCGCTCCGGCGAGAAGATCGAGGAGGCCCTGTCCCCCGAGAGCTCCCCCTCTAAGTCGCCCAACaccaaaaagaagaagaagttcCGCACCCCGTCCTTCCTgaagaagaacaagaagaaagagaaggtGGAGGCCTGA
- the add3a gene encoding adducin 3 (gamma) a isoform X4 → MSADNHEGVVTTPPPPSGGTKVRYFDRVNVNDPEYIRARNMSPDLRQDFNVLEQKKRVTQILQSPAFKEELESLIQEQQRKGNNPTGLLALRQIADFFMASSVAGFNTSPLSLGMVTPINDLYGMESTSMVKGEKLTRCKLASLYRLVDLYSWAHFANSFITARVSKEQDHILIIPRGLSFAEASASNLVKVNIIGDVMEQGSTNLRIDPAGFSPHPAIYSMRPDIRCIVHIHTPATAAVSSMKCGILPISQEALILGEVAYYNYQGSLDEQEERRELQKALGPSTKVLVLRNHGVVALGETIEEAFHYIYNAQYACEIQVNAISSAGGVENLIVLDREKYKSRVYAVATAEGVNLGGQYKWKVGELEFESMMRMLDNLGYRTGYTYRHPIVRDKPRHKSEVEIPATVTAFTLEDDTDATRLPLKFLQQRQQREKTRWLNSPNSYTKVNVEGGEERYSSRTTTWMKADETGTIIRIEDPNQFVPLNTDPTEVLQKRMKIRDQNRFDVMTSGPRSQHLAGIPVDQPRQPYVPTADEQMAPLPPNPFSELSEKDLEEYRKNVERRQLGLSENHTGLMNGKDGHDEELARRVSQLTTSVESVEITVRSGEKIEEALSPESSPSKSPNTKKKKKFRTPSFLKKNKKKEKVEA, encoded by the exons gcTTTCAAGGAGGAGCTGGAGAGTCTGATCCAAGAGCAGCAACGAAAAGGGAACAACCCAACTGGACTGCTGGCTCTGAGACAGATCGCCGACTTCTTCATGGCCAGCTCAGTGGCCGGGTTCAACACTTCCCCTCTCA GTCTGGGTATGGTGACTCCCATCAACGACTTGTACGGCATGGAATCCACCTCCATGGTGAAAGGAGAGAAGCTGACGCGCTGTAAACTGGCCAGCCTCTACAGACTGGTGGACCTGTACAGCTGGGCACACTTCGCCAACTCTTTCATCACA GCCCGAGTCAGTAAAGAGCAAGACCACATACTCATCATCCCCAGAGGTCTGTCATTTGCTGAGGCGTCTGCTTCAAACCtg GTGAAAGTGAACATCATTGGAGATGTGATGGAGCAGGGCTCCACCAACCTGAGGATCGACCCTGCGGGCTTCAGCCCCCACCCTGCCATCTACTCCATGCGTCCAGACATCCGCTGCATCGTGCACATCCACACTCCTGCCACGGCAGCC GTGTCGTCTATGAAGTGTGGCATCCTGCCCATTTCCCAGGAGGCATTGATCTTGGGCGAAGTCGCCTACTACAACTACCAGGGAAGCCTGGACGAGCAGGAGGAGCGCCGGGAGCTGCAGAAGGCCCTGGGTCCTTCAACGAAG GTTCTGGTGTTGAGAAACCACGGCGTAGTTGCTCTCGGGGAGACCATTGAAGAGGCCTTTCACTACATCTACAATGCCCAGTACGCCTGCGAAATCCAG GTGAACGCCATCTCATCTGCTGGAGGAGTAGAGAACCTCATAGTGCTGGACAGGGAGAAGTACAAATCCCGAGTGTACGCTGTGGCCACGGCCGAGGGCGTCAACTTGGGCGGCCAGTACAAGTGGAAGGTTGGCGAGCTGGAGTTTGAGTCAATGATGAGGATGCTGGATAACCTG GGTTACAGGACGGGCTACACCTACCGGCACCCCATTGTGCGAGACAAACCGAGGCACAAGAGCGAGGTGGAGATCCCTGCCACGGTCACGGCGTTCACGCTGGAGGACGACACCGACGCCACGCGGCTGCCCCTCAAGTTcctgcagcagcggcagcagagGGAAAAGACACGCTGGCTCAACTCACCCAACAGCTACACCAAGGTCAACGTGGAGGGTGGGGAGGAGCGCTACAGCAGCCGGACAACCACG TGGATGAAAGCGGATGAAACTGGAACTATAATCCGGATTGAGGACCCAAATCAGTTTGTACCTCTCAACACAGACCCCACAGAGGTGCTGCAGAAAAGGATGAAG ATCAGAGATCAGAACCGGTTTGATGTGATGACGTCAGGGCCGCGCTCTCAGCACCTCGCAGGCATCCCCGTCGATCAGCCACGACAG CCCTACGTGCCCACAGCGGACGAGCAGAtggctcctcttcctcccaACCCGTTCAGTGAGCTGTCAGAGAAGGACCTGGAGGAGTACCGCAAGAACGTGGAGAGAAGGCAGCTGGGCCTCAGCG AGAACCACACGGGCCTCATGAACGGCAAAGACGGCCACGACGAGGAGCTGGCCAGGCGCGTCAGTCAGCTGACCACCAGCGTGGAGAGCGTGGAGATCACCGTGCGCTCCGGCGAGAAGATCGAGGAGGCCCTGTCCCCCGAGAGCTCCCCCTCTAAGTCGCCCAACaccaaaaagaagaagaagttcCGCACCCCGTCCTTCCTgaagaagaacaagaagaaagagaaggtGGAGGCCTGA
- the add3a gene encoding adducin 3 (gamma) a isoform X1: MSADNHEGVVTTPPPPSGGTKVRYFDRVNVNDPEYIRARNMSPDLRQDFNVLEQKKRVTQILQSPAFKEELESLIQEQQRKGNNPTGLLALRQIADFFMASSVAGFNTSPLSLGMVTPINDLYGMESTSMVKGEKLTRCKLASLYRLVDLYSWAHFANSFITARVSKEQDHILIIPRGLSFAEASASNLVKVNIIGDVMEQGSTNLRIDPAGFSPHPAIYSMRPDIRCIVHIHTPATAAVSSMKCGILPISQEALILGEVAYYNYQGSLDEQEERRELQKALGPSTKVLVLRNHGVVALGETIEEAFHYIYNAQYACEIQVNAISSAGGVENLIVLDREKYKSRVYAVATAEGVNLGGQYKWKVGELEFESMMRMLDNLGYRTGYTYRHPIVRDKPRHKSEVEIPATVTAFTLEDDTDATRLPLKFLQQRQQREKTRWLNSPNSYTKVNVEGGEERYSSRTTTWMKADETGTIIRIEDPNQFVPLNTDPTEVLQKRMKIRDQNRFDVMTSGPRSQHLAGIPVDQPRQDLGQIKVMPYVPTADEQMAPLPPNPFSELSEKDLEEYRKNVERRQLGLSDGELELTSDDGSTLSQSLSLTQSPQSTPAKEENHTGLMNGKDGHDEELARRVSQLTTSVESVEITVRSGEKIEEALSPESSPSKSPNTKKKKKFRTPSFLKKNKKKEKVEA; the protein is encoded by the exons gcTTTCAAGGAGGAGCTGGAGAGTCTGATCCAAGAGCAGCAACGAAAAGGGAACAACCCAACTGGACTGCTGGCTCTGAGACAGATCGCCGACTTCTTCATGGCCAGCTCAGTGGCCGGGTTCAACACTTCCCCTCTCA GTCTGGGTATGGTGACTCCCATCAACGACTTGTACGGCATGGAATCCACCTCCATGGTGAAAGGAGAGAAGCTGACGCGCTGTAAACTGGCCAGCCTCTACAGACTGGTGGACCTGTACAGCTGGGCACACTTCGCCAACTCTTTCATCACA GCCCGAGTCAGTAAAGAGCAAGACCACATACTCATCATCCCCAGAGGTCTGTCATTTGCTGAGGCGTCTGCTTCAAACCtg GTGAAAGTGAACATCATTGGAGATGTGATGGAGCAGGGCTCCACCAACCTGAGGATCGACCCTGCGGGCTTCAGCCCCCACCCTGCCATCTACTCCATGCGTCCAGACATCCGCTGCATCGTGCACATCCACACTCCTGCCACGGCAGCC GTGTCGTCTATGAAGTGTGGCATCCTGCCCATTTCCCAGGAGGCATTGATCTTGGGCGAAGTCGCCTACTACAACTACCAGGGAAGCCTGGACGAGCAGGAGGAGCGCCGGGAGCTGCAGAAGGCCCTGGGTCCTTCAACGAAG GTTCTGGTGTTGAGAAACCACGGCGTAGTTGCTCTCGGGGAGACCATTGAAGAGGCCTTTCACTACATCTACAATGCCCAGTACGCCTGCGAAATCCAG GTGAACGCCATCTCATCTGCTGGAGGAGTAGAGAACCTCATAGTGCTGGACAGGGAGAAGTACAAATCCCGAGTGTACGCTGTGGCCACGGCCGAGGGCGTCAACTTGGGCGGCCAGTACAAGTGGAAGGTTGGCGAGCTGGAGTTTGAGTCAATGATGAGGATGCTGGATAACCTG GGTTACAGGACGGGCTACACCTACCGGCACCCCATTGTGCGAGACAAACCGAGGCACAAGAGCGAGGTGGAGATCCCTGCCACGGTCACGGCGTTCACGCTGGAGGACGACACCGACGCCACGCGGCTGCCCCTCAAGTTcctgcagcagcggcagcagagGGAAAAGACACGCTGGCTCAACTCACCCAACAGCTACACCAAGGTCAACGTGGAGGGTGGGGAGGAGCGCTACAGCAGCCGGACAACCACG TGGATGAAAGCGGATGAAACTGGAACTATAATCCGGATTGAGGACCCAAATCAGTTTGTACCTCTCAACACAGACCCCACAGAGGTGCTGCAGAAAAGGATGAAG ATCAGAGATCAGAACCGGTTTGATGTGATGACGTCAGGGCCGCGCTCTCAGCACCTCGCAGGCATCCCCGTCGATCAGCCACGACAG GATCTGGGCCAGATAAAAGTTATG CCCTACGTGCCCACAGCGGACGAGCAGAtggctcctcttcctcccaACCCGTTCAGTGAGCTGTCAGAGAAGGACCTGGAGGAGTACCGCAAGAACGTGGAGAGAAGGCAGCTGGGCCTCAGCG ATGGCGAGCTCGAGCTAACCTCTGATGACGGCTCCACTCTTTCTCAGTCTCTGTCTCTCACACAGTCCCCGCAAAGCACTCCAGCTAAAGAAG AGAACCACACGGGCCTCATGAACGGCAAAGACGGCCACGACGAGGAGCTGGCCAGGCGCGTCAGTCAGCTGACCACCAGCGTGGAGAGCGTGGAGATCACCGTGCGCTCCGGCGAGAAGATCGAGGAGGCCCTGTCCCCCGAGAGCTCCCCCTCTAAGTCGCCCAACaccaaaaagaagaagaagttcCGCACCCCGTCCTTCCTgaagaagaacaagaagaaagagaaggtGGAGGCCTGA
- the add3a gene encoding adducin 3 (gamma) a isoform X3, giving the protein MSADNHEGVVTTPPPPSGGTKVRYFDRVNVNDPEYIRARNMSPDLRQDFNVLEQKKRVTQILQSPAFKEELESLIQEQQRKGNNPTGLLALRQIADFFMASSVAGFNTSPLSLGMVTPINDLYGMESTSMVKGEKLTRCKLASLYRLVDLYSWAHFANSFITARVSKEQDHILIIPRGLSFAEASASNLVKVNIIGDVMEQGSTNLRIDPAGFSPHPAIYSMRPDIRCIVHIHTPATAAVSSMKCGILPISQEALILGEVAYYNYQGSLDEQEERRELQKALGPSTKVLVLRNHGVVALGETIEEAFHYIYNAQYACEIQVNAISSAGGVENLIVLDREKYKSRVYAVATAEGVNLGGQYKWKVGELEFESMMRMLDNLGYRTGYTYRHPIVRDKPRHKSEVEIPATVTAFTLEDDTDATRLPLKFLQQRQQREKTRWLNSPNSYTKVNVEGGEERYSSRTTTWMKADETGTIIRIEDPNQFVPLNTDPTEVLQKRMKIRDQNRFDVMTSGPRSQHLAGIPVDQPRQDLGQIKVMPYVPTADEQMAPLPPNPFSELSEKDLEEYRKNVERRQLGLSENHTGLMNGKDGHDEELARRVSQLTTSVESVEITVRSGEKIEEALSPESSPSKSPNTKKKKKFRTPSFLKKNKKKEKVEA; this is encoded by the exons gcTTTCAAGGAGGAGCTGGAGAGTCTGATCCAAGAGCAGCAACGAAAAGGGAACAACCCAACTGGACTGCTGGCTCTGAGACAGATCGCCGACTTCTTCATGGCCAGCTCAGTGGCCGGGTTCAACACTTCCCCTCTCA GTCTGGGTATGGTGACTCCCATCAACGACTTGTACGGCATGGAATCCACCTCCATGGTGAAAGGAGAGAAGCTGACGCGCTGTAAACTGGCCAGCCTCTACAGACTGGTGGACCTGTACAGCTGGGCACACTTCGCCAACTCTTTCATCACA GCCCGAGTCAGTAAAGAGCAAGACCACATACTCATCATCCCCAGAGGTCTGTCATTTGCTGAGGCGTCTGCTTCAAACCtg GTGAAAGTGAACATCATTGGAGATGTGATGGAGCAGGGCTCCACCAACCTGAGGATCGACCCTGCGGGCTTCAGCCCCCACCCTGCCATCTACTCCATGCGTCCAGACATCCGCTGCATCGTGCACATCCACACTCCTGCCACGGCAGCC GTGTCGTCTATGAAGTGTGGCATCCTGCCCATTTCCCAGGAGGCATTGATCTTGGGCGAAGTCGCCTACTACAACTACCAGGGAAGCCTGGACGAGCAGGAGGAGCGCCGGGAGCTGCAGAAGGCCCTGGGTCCTTCAACGAAG GTTCTGGTGTTGAGAAACCACGGCGTAGTTGCTCTCGGGGAGACCATTGAAGAGGCCTTTCACTACATCTACAATGCCCAGTACGCCTGCGAAATCCAG GTGAACGCCATCTCATCTGCTGGAGGAGTAGAGAACCTCATAGTGCTGGACAGGGAGAAGTACAAATCCCGAGTGTACGCTGTGGCCACGGCCGAGGGCGTCAACTTGGGCGGCCAGTACAAGTGGAAGGTTGGCGAGCTGGAGTTTGAGTCAATGATGAGGATGCTGGATAACCTG GGTTACAGGACGGGCTACACCTACCGGCACCCCATTGTGCGAGACAAACCGAGGCACAAGAGCGAGGTGGAGATCCCTGCCACGGTCACGGCGTTCACGCTGGAGGACGACACCGACGCCACGCGGCTGCCCCTCAAGTTcctgcagcagcggcagcagagGGAAAAGACACGCTGGCTCAACTCACCCAACAGCTACACCAAGGTCAACGTGGAGGGTGGGGAGGAGCGCTACAGCAGCCGGACAACCACG TGGATGAAAGCGGATGAAACTGGAACTATAATCCGGATTGAGGACCCAAATCAGTTTGTACCTCTCAACACAGACCCCACAGAGGTGCTGCAGAAAAGGATGAAG ATCAGAGATCAGAACCGGTTTGATGTGATGACGTCAGGGCCGCGCTCTCAGCACCTCGCAGGCATCCCCGTCGATCAGCCACGACAG GATCTGGGCCAGATAAAAGTTATG CCCTACGTGCCCACAGCGGACGAGCAGAtggctcctcttcctcccaACCCGTTCAGTGAGCTGTCAGAGAAGGACCTGGAGGAGTACCGCAAGAACGTGGAGAGAAGGCAGCTGGGCCTCAGCG AGAACCACACGGGCCTCATGAACGGCAAAGACGGCCACGACGAGGAGCTGGCCAGGCGCGTCAGTCAGCTGACCACCAGCGTGGAGAGCGTGGAGATCACCGTGCGCTCCGGCGAGAAGATCGAGGAGGCCCTGTCCCCCGAGAGCTCCCCCTCTAAGTCGCCCAACaccaaaaagaagaagaagttcCGCACCCCGTCCTTCCTgaagaagaacaagaagaaagagaaggtGGAGGCCTGA